Proteins from a genomic interval of Ptychodera flava strain L36383 chromosome 7, AS_Pfla_20210202, whole genome shotgun sequence:
- the LOC139137684 gene encoding peroxisomal targeting signal 1 receptor-like isoform X3, whose amino-acid sequence MAMRDLVEGECGGSNALMKLTTHFTQDKSLRQEGLPHGAIHPKEFQRPFPSTSDQLVNEFLAEQHRHAPPQTFRMDSLLQEMQAIEGTELRHVPVRAGPRVADIACENWASEYLNQEVNKSAQANSAQWTQDFLASQHAAAAPDPIESNTKWAEEYLAHTEDKIWTEEFENTYKAEDEKWVDEFQSSQKTDDNELAKTANQLLSSLDDPKFSNSEFMKFIKKIGEGEVTVENNQVITKDDKQATGAAALWSEEFTQQQGAEGWAEEFTAEATGDLKQDADFWEKLQREWEDMAKTDEHPWLSDYEKTLEVGPKSYSFESDNPLLDHPNPFEEGLKRLEEGDLVNAVLLFESAVQADPTHAKAWQYLGTSQAENEQEMASIAALKKCLELEPVNLTALMALAVSYTNESMQQQACETLRRWLQSNPKYQNIKTNSQTPTDINPSSFVTSESFNEACQMFIAAARQSPDVVDPDVQCGLGVLFNLSGEYDKAVDCFNAALSVRPKDSLLWNKLGATLANGNRSEEAVNAYHHALDQRPGFIRARYNLGISCINLGTHREAVEHFLLALNMQHAAKGPYGEKSVTSDNIWSTMRMAISLLGRNDLYDAADRRDLAKLNSEFNLSGDK is encoded by the exons ATGGCGATGAGGGATCTAGTGGAGGGTGAGTGTGGAGGATCCAATGCCTTGATGAAATTGACAACACATTTCACACAGGATAAGTCTCTCCGTCAAGAAGGACTTCCACATGGTGCTATTCACCCTAAGGAATTTCAGAGACCCTTTCCGTCAACATCGGATCAG CTTGTCAATGAGTTTCTTGCAGAGCAGCATCGTCATGCTCCACCACAAACATTTCGTATGGATTCCTTGCTGCAAGAAATGCAAGCTATTGAAGGTACTGAACTCAGGCATGTACCTGTCAGAG CGGGGCCTCGTGTTGCAGACATAGCCTGTGAGAATTGGGCATCGGAATACCTAAATCAAGAAGTCAATAAAAGTGCCCAAGCTAATTCAGCACAGTGGACACAGGACTTTCTAGCAAGCCAACACGCAGCAG CTGCTCCTGATCCAATAGAAAGCAATACAAAGTGGGCTGAAGAATACCTAGCTCACACAGAAGACAAAATATG GACAGAAGAATTTGAAAATACTTACAAAGCAGAAGATGAAAAATG GGTTGATGAATTTCAGAGCTCACAGAAAACAGATGATAATGAATTAGCAAAGACAGCAAATCAACTTCTATCATCACTGGATGATCCAAAATTTTCCAATTCTGAA TTTATGAAATTTATCAAGAAGATAGGTGAAGGTGAGGTTACGGTAGAAAATAATCAAGTTATCACAAAAGATGACAAACAGGCAACGGGAGCTGCAGCACTCTGGTCTGAAGAATTTACACAACAACAG GGAGCAGAAGGATGGGCGGAGGAATTCACAGCGGAAGCGACTGGTGATTTGAAACAAGATGCTGATttctgggaaaaattacagagaGAATGGGAAGACATGGCAAAAACTGATGAACACCCTTGGTTAAGTGATTATGAAAAGACATTAGAGGTAGGACCTAAG TCATATAGTTTTGAAAGTGATAATCCACTACTTGATCATCCTAATCCATTTGAAGAGGGATTAAAAAGATTGGAGGAAGGAGATTTAGTAAATGCAGTATTACTATTTGAATCGGCAGTTCAAGCTGATCCAACACATGCAAAG GCATGGCAGTATCTTGGTACAAGCCAAGCAGAAAATGAACAAGAGATGGCTTCCATCGCAGCATTAAAaaa ATGTTTGGAATTAGAGCCGGTTAACTTGACAGCCCTGATGGCATTGGCTGTTAGTTACACCAATGAATCTATGCAACAACAAGCTTGTGAAACACTCAGGAGATGGCTTCAATCCAatcccaaatatcaaaatatcaaaacaaattctCAAACTCCAACTGATATCAATCCATCATCATTTGTAACAAG CGAGTCTTTTAATGAAGCATGTCAGATGTTCATAGCAGCAGCCCGTCAATCACCAGATGTGGTGGATCCTGATGTACAGTGTGGTCTGGGAGTTCTCTTCAATTTGTCAGGAGAGTACGATAAAGCAGTGGATTGCTTCAATGCTGCCCTCAGCGTCCGGCCTAAG GATTCTCTACTGTGGAACAAACTTGGTGCTACATTAGCCAATGGCAACAGAAGTGAAGAAGCTGTGAATGCATATCACCATGCACTGGATCAGAGACCTGGATTTATCAGAGCCAGGTATAACCTAGGTATTAGCTGTATCAACCTTGGAACACATAG GGAAGCAGTTGAACATTTCCTACTGGCACTGAATATGCAGCATGCAGCTAAGGGTCCATACGGAGAGAAGTCTGTCACTTCGGATAACATCTGGTCTACTATGAGAATGGCAATCTCATTACTTGGGAGAAATGACCTTTATGATGCTGCTGACAGGCGAGACTTGGCAAAACTGAACAGTGAATTCAATCTATCGGGAGATAAATGA
- the LOC139137684 gene encoding peroxisomal targeting signal 1 receptor-like isoform X5: MAMRDLVEGECGGSNALMKLTTHFTQDKSLRQEGLPHGAIHPKEFQRPFPSTSDQLVNEFLAEQHRHAPPQTFRMDSLLQEMQAIEGTELRHVPVRAGPRVADIACENWASEYLNQEVNKSAQANSAQWTQDFLASQHAAAAPDPIESNTKWAEEYLAHTEDKIWTEEFENTYKAEDEKWVDEFQSSQKTDDNELAKTANQLLSSLDDPKFSNSEGAEGWAEEFTAEATGDLKQDADFWEKLQREWEDMAKTDEHPWLSDYEKTLEVGPKSYSFESDNPLLDHPNPFEEGLKRLEEGDLVNAVLLFESAVQADPTHAKAWQYLGTSQAENEQEMASIAALKKCLELEPVNLTALMALAVSYTNESMQQQACETLRRWLQSNPKYQNIKTNSQTPTDINPSSFVTSYYTRLQVVKSESFNEACQMFIAAARQSPDVVDPDVQCGLGVLFNLSGEYDKAVDCFNAALSVRPKDSLLWNKLGATLANGNRSEEAVNAYHHALDQRPGFIRARYNLGISCINLGTHREAVEHFLLALNMQHAAKGPYGEKSVTSDNIWSTMRMAISLLGRNDLYDAADRRDLAKLNSEFNLSGDK, encoded by the exons ATGGCGATGAGGGATCTAGTGGAGGGTGAGTGTGGAGGATCCAATGCCTTGATGAAATTGACAACACATTTCACACAGGATAAGTCTCTCCGTCAAGAAGGACTTCCACATGGTGCTATTCACCCTAAGGAATTTCAGAGACCCTTTCCGTCAACATCGGATCAG CTTGTCAATGAGTTTCTTGCAGAGCAGCATCGTCATGCTCCACCACAAACATTTCGTATGGATTCCTTGCTGCAAGAAATGCAAGCTATTGAAGGTACTGAACTCAGGCATGTACCTGTCAGAG CGGGGCCTCGTGTTGCAGACATAGCCTGTGAGAATTGGGCATCGGAATACCTAAATCAAGAAGTCAATAAAAGTGCCCAAGCTAATTCAGCACAGTGGACACAGGACTTTCTAGCAAGCCAACACGCAGCAG CTGCTCCTGATCCAATAGAAAGCAATACAAAGTGGGCTGAAGAATACCTAGCTCACACAGAAGACAAAATATG GACAGAAGAATTTGAAAATACTTACAAAGCAGAAGATGAAAAATG GGTTGATGAATTTCAGAGCTCACAGAAAACAGATGATAATGAATTAGCAAAGACAGCAAATCAACTTCTATCATCACTGGATGATCCAAAATTTTCCAATTCTGAA GGAGCAGAAGGATGGGCGGAGGAATTCACAGCGGAAGCGACTGGTGATTTGAAACAAGATGCTGATttctgggaaaaattacagagaGAATGGGAAGACATGGCAAAAACTGATGAACACCCTTGGTTAAGTGATTATGAAAAGACATTAGAGGTAGGACCTAAG TCATATAGTTTTGAAAGTGATAATCCACTACTTGATCATCCTAATCCATTTGAAGAGGGATTAAAAAGATTGGAGGAAGGAGATTTAGTAAATGCAGTATTACTATTTGAATCGGCAGTTCAAGCTGATCCAACACATGCAAAG GCATGGCAGTATCTTGGTACAAGCCAAGCAGAAAATGAACAAGAGATGGCTTCCATCGCAGCATTAAAaaa ATGTTTGGAATTAGAGCCGGTTAACTTGACAGCCCTGATGGCATTGGCTGTTAGTTACACCAATGAATCTATGCAACAACAAGCTTGTGAAACACTCAGGAGATGGCTTCAATCCAatcccaaatatcaaaatatcaaaacaaattctCAAACTCCAACTGATATCAATCCATCATCATTTGTAACAAG CTATTACACCCGTTTGCAAGTCGTTAAAAG CGAGTCTTTTAATGAAGCATGTCAGATGTTCATAGCAGCAGCCCGTCAATCACCAGATGTGGTGGATCCTGATGTACAGTGTGGTCTGGGAGTTCTCTTCAATTTGTCAGGAGAGTACGATAAAGCAGTGGATTGCTTCAATGCTGCCCTCAGCGTCCGGCCTAAG GATTCTCTACTGTGGAACAAACTTGGTGCTACATTAGCCAATGGCAACAGAAGTGAAGAAGCTGTGAATGCATATCACCATGCACTGGATCAGAGACCTGGATTTATCAGAGCCAGGTATAACCTAGGTATTAGCTGTATCAACCTTGGAACACATAG GGAAGCAGTTGAACATTTCCTACTGGCACTGAATATGCAGCATGCAGCTAAGGGTCCATACGGAGAGAAGTCTGTCACTTCGGATAACATCTGGTCTACTATGAGAATGGCAATCTCATTACTTGGGAGAAATGACCTTTATGATGCTGCTGACAGGCGAGACTTGGCAAAACTGAACAGTGAATTCAATCTATCGGGAGATAAATGA
- the LOC139137685 gene encoding large ribosomal subunit protein uL29m-like: MLSDFNMAASMSTKIASTKINVDKLCRAFSWSVRTNSYPRRNTNAFSTLTCSSQHQLYACNKVTSLASQHPIPYRQKLHTTSICCGLEEFFDEEKNWGEMEVKSGRAWELDELRIKNSADLHKLWYVLLKEKNMLLTMKEEAKKKKTFMPSPERLEKVETSMERLMQVVKERNDAVRELRTGEKEEIPTRMSYNIFGEKIKRQLREWPIPYHMNKKVQNHRHFYYPMTVKYIRMRREIEENYERRRQRKISQAKAFIKRKFPDADID; the protein is encoded by the exons ATGCTAAGTGATTTCAACATGGCTGCGTCCATGAGCACGAAGATAGCATCCacaaaaatcaatgttgacAAACTTTGTAGGGCATTTTCCTGGTCGGTAAGGACAAACAGTTATCCAAGAAGAAACACAAATGCTTTTTCTACACTTACATGTTCCAGTCAACACCAACTCTACGC ATGTAACAAAGTTACTTCACTAGCATCACAACATCCAATACCTTACCGTCAAAAACTACACACAACAAGTATATGCTGTGGCCTAGAAGAATTCTTTGATGAAGAGAAGAACTGGGGTGAAATGGAAGTGAAGTCGGGACGTGCATGGGAATTAGATGAACTCAGAATAAAAAACAgtgctgatttgcataaattatg GTACGTACtgctcaaagaaaaaaatatgctTTTAACGATGAAAGAGGAGGCCAAGAAAAAGAAGACTTTTATGCCAAGCCCTGAACGGTTAGAAAAG GTGGAGACATCAATGGAAAGACTGATGCAGGTCGTCAAAGAGAGAAATGATGCAGTCAGGGAACTCAGAACTGGAGAGAAAGAGGAAATTCCAACCAGGATGTCTTACAATAtatttggtgaaaaaataaaacggCAACTTCGAGAGTGGCCAATTCCATATCATATGAATAAAAAG GTTCAAAATCACCGACACTTCTACTATCCCATGACAGTGAAGTACATACGAATGCGACGGGAAATTGAAGAGAATTATGAAAGGAGACGACAGAGAAAGATCAGTCAGGCAAAAGCATTCATCAAACGAAAGTTCCCAGATGCAGATATTGATTAA
- the LOC139137684 gene encoding peroxisomal targeting signal 1 receptor-like isoform X2, which yields MAMRDLVEGECGGSNALMKLTTHFTQDKSLRQEGLPHGAIHPKEFQRPFPSTSDQLVNEFLAEQHRHAPPQTFRMDSLLQEMQAIEGTELRHVPVRAGPRVADIACENWASEYLNQEVNKSAQANSAQWTQDFLASQHAAAAPDPIESNTKWAEEYLAHTEDKIWTEEFENTYKAEDEKWVDEFQSSQKTDDNELAKTANQLLSSLDDPKFSNSEFMKFIKKIGEGEVTVENNQVITKDDKQATGAAALWSEEFTQQQGAEGWAEEFTAEATGDLKQDADFWEKLQREWEDMAKTDEHPWLSDYEKTLESYSFESDNPLLDHPNPFEEGLKRLEEGDLVNAVLLFESAVQADPTHAKAWQYLGTSQAENEQEMASIAALKKCLELEPVNLTALMALAVSYTNESMQQQACETLRRWLQSNPKYQNIKTNSQTPTDINPSSFVTSYYTRLQVVKSESFNEACQMFIAAARQSPDVVDPDVQCGLGVLFNLSGEYDKAVDCFNAALSVRPKDSLLWNKLGATLANGNRSEEAVNAYHHALDQRPGFIRARYNLGISCINLGTHREAVEHFLLALNMQHAAKGPYGEKSVTSDNIWSTMRMAISLLGRNDLYDAADRRDLAKLNSEFNLSGDK from the exons ATGGCGATGAGGGATCTAGTGGAGGGTGAGTGTGGAGGATCCAATGCCTTGATGAAATTGACAACACATTTCACACAGGATAAGTCTCTCCGTCAAGAAGGACTTCCACATGGTGCTATTCACCCTAAGGAATTTCAGAGACCCTTTCCGTCAACATCGGATCAG CTTGTCAATGAGTTTCTTGCAGAGCAGCATCGTCATGCTCCACCACAAACATTTCGTATGGATTCCTTGCTGCAAGAAATGCAAGCTATTGAAGGTACTGAACTCAGGCATGTACCTGTCAGAG CGGGGCCTCGTGTTGCAGACATAGCCTGTGAGAATTGGGCATCGGAATACCTAAATCAAGAAGTCAATAAAAGTGCCCAAGCTAATTCAGCACAGTGGACACAGGACTTTCTAGCAAGCCAACACGCAGCAG CTGCTCCTGATCCAATAGAAAGCAATACAAAGTGGGCTGAAGAATACCTAGCTCACACAGAAGACAAAATATG GACAGAAGAATTTGAAAATACTTACAAAGCAGAAGATGAAAAATG GGTTGATGAATTTCAGAGCTCACAGAAAACAGATGATAATGAATTAGCAAAGACAGCAAATCAACTTCTATCATCACTGGATGATCCAAAATTTTCCAATTCTGAA TTTATGAAATTTATCAAGAAGATAGGTGAAGGTGAGGTTACGGTAGAAAATAATCAAGTTATCACAAAAGATGACAAACAGGCAACGGGAGCTGCAGCACTCTGGTCTGAAGAATTTACACAACAACAG GGAGCAGAAGGATGGGCGGAGGAATTCACAGCGGAAGCGACTGGTGATTTGAAACAAGATGCTGATttctgggaaaaattacagagaGAATGGGAAGACATGGCAAAAACTGATGAACACCCTTGGTTAAGTGATTATGAAAAGACATTAGAG TCATATAGTTTTGAAAGTGATAATCCACTACTTGATCATCCTAATCCATTTGAAGAGGGATTAAAAAGATTGGAGGAAGGAGATTTAGTAAATGCAGTATTACTATTTGAATCGGCAGTTCAAGCTGATCCAACACATGCAAAG GCATGGCAGTATCTTGGTACAAGCCAAGCAGAAAATGAACAAGAGATGGCTTCCATCGCAGCATTAAAaaa ATGTTTGGAATTAGAGCCGGTTAACTTGACAGCCCTGATGGCATTGGCTGTTAGTTACACCAATGAATCTATGCAACAACAAGCTTGTGAAACACTCAGGAGATGGCTTCAATCCAatcccaaatatcaaaatatcaaaacaaattctCAAACTCCAACTGATATCAATCCATCATCATTTGTAACAAG CTATTACACCCGTTTGCAAGTCGTTAAAAG CGAGTCTTTTAATGAAGCATGTCAGATGTTCATAGCAGCAGCCCGTCAATCACCAGATGTGGTGGATCCTGATGTACAGTGTGGTCTGGGAGTTCTCTTCAATTTGTCAGGAGAGTACGATAAAGCAGTGGATTGCTTCAATGCTGCCCTCAGCGTCCGGCCTAAG GATTCTCTACTGTGGAACAAACTTGGTGCTACATTAGCCAATGGCAACAGAAGTGAAGAAGCTGTGAATGCATATCACCATGCACTGGATCAGAGACCTGGATTTATCAGAGCCAGGTATAACCTAGGTATTAGCTGTATCAACCTTGGAACACATAG GGAAGCAGTTGAACATTTCCTACTGGCACTGAATATGCAGCATGCAGCTAAGGGTCCATACGGAGAGAAGTCTGTCACTTCGGATAACATCTGGTCTACTATGAGAATGGCAATCTCATTACTTGGGAGAAATGACCTTTATGATGCTGCTGACAGGCGAGACTTGGCAAAACTGAACAGTGAATTCAATCTATCGGGAGATAAATGA
- the LOC139137684 gene encoding peroxisomal targeting signal 1 receptor-like isoform X4: protein MAMRDLVEGECGGSNALMKLTTHFTQDKSLRQEGLPHGAIHPKEFQRPFPSTSDQLVNEFLAEQHRHAPPQTFRMDSLLQEMQAIEGTELRHVPVRAGPRVADIACENWASEYLNQEVNKSAQANSAQWTQDFLASQHAAAAPDPIESNTKWAEEYLAHTEDKIWTEEFENTYKAEDEKWVDEFQSSQKTDDNELAKTANQLLSSLDDPKFSNSEFMKFIKKIGEGEVTVENNQVITKDDKQATGAAALWSEEFTQQQGAEGWAEEFTAEATGDLKQDADFWEKLQREWEDMAKTDEHPWLSDYEKTLESYSFESDNPLLDHPNPFEEGLKRLEEGDLVNAVLLFESAVQADPTHAKAWQYLGTSQAENEQEMASIAALKKCLELEPVNLTALMALAVSYTNESMQQQACETLRRWLQSNPKYQNIKTNSQTPTDINPSSFVTSESFNEACQMFIAAARQSPDVVDPDVQCGLGVLFNLSGEYDKAVDCFNAALSVRPKDSLLWNKLGATLANGNRSEEAVNAYHHALDQRPGFIRARYNLGISCINLGTHREAVEHFLLALNMQHAAKGPYGEKSVTSDNIWSTMRMAISLLGRNDLYDAADRRDLAKLNSEFNLSGDK, encoded by the exons ATGGCGATGAGGGATCTAGTGGAGGGTGAGTGTGGAGGATCCAATGCCTTGATGAAATTGACAACACATTTCACACAGGATAAGTCTCTCCGTCAAGAAGGACTTCCACATGGTGCTATTCACCCTAAGGAATTTCAGAGACCCTTTCCGTCAACATCGGATCAG CTTGTCAATGAGTTTCTTGCAGAGCAGCATCGTCATGCTCCACCACAAACATTTCGTATGGATTCCTTGCTGCAAGAAATGCAAGCTATTGAAGGTACTGAACTCAGGCATGTACCTGTCAGAG CGGGGCCTCGTGTTGCAGACATAGCCTGTGAGAATTGGGCATCGGAATACCTAAATCAAGAAGTCAATAAAAGTGCCCAAGCTAATTCAGCACAGTGGACACAGGACTTTCTAGCAAGCCAACACGCAGCAG CTGCTCCTGATCCAATAGAAAGCAATACAAAGTGGGCTGAAGAATACCTAGCTCACACAGAAGACAAAATATG GACAGAAGAATTTGAAAATACTTACAAAGCAGAAGATGAAAAATG GGTTGATGAATTTCAGAGCTCACAGAAAACAGATGATAATGAATTAGCAAAGACAGCAAATCAACTTCTATCATCACTGGATGATCCAAAATTTTCCAATTCTGAA TTTATGAAATTTATCAAGAAGATAGGTGAAGGTGAGGTTACGGTAGAAAATAATCAAGTTATCACAAAAGATGACAAACAGGCAACGGGAGCTGCAGCACTCTGGTCTGAAGAATTTACACAACAACAG GGAGCAGAAGGATGGGCGGAGGAATTCACAGCGGAAGCGACTGGTGATTTGAAACAAGATGCTGATttctgggaaaaattacagagaGAATGGGAAGACATGGCAAAAACTGATGAACACCCTTGGTTAAGTGATTATGAAAAGACATTAGAG TCATATAGTTTTGAAAGTGATAATCCACTACTTGATCATCCTAATCCATTTGAAGAGGGATTAAAAAGATTGGAGGAAGGAGATTTAGTAAATGCAGTATTACTATTTGAATCGGCAGTTCAAGCTGATCCAACACATGCAAAG GCATGGCAGTATCTTGGTACAAGCCAAGCAGAAAATGAACAAGAGATGGCTTCCATCGCAGCATTAAAaaa ATGTTTGGAATTAGAGCCGGTTAACTTGACAGCCCTGATGGCATTGGCTGTTAGTTACACCAATGAATCTATGCAACAACAAGCTTGTGAAACACTCAGGAGATGGCTTCAATCCAatcccaaatatcaaaatatcaaaacaaattctCAAACTCCAACTGATATCAATCCATCATCATTTGTAACAAG CGAGTCTTTTAATGAAGCATGTCAGATGTTCATAGCAGCAGCCCGTCAATCACCAGATGTGGTGGATCCTGATGTACAGTGTGGTCTGGGAGTTCTCTTCAATTTGTCAGGAGAGTACGATAAAGCAGTGGATTGCTTCAATGCTGCCCTCAGCGTCCGGCCTAAG GATTCTCTACTGTGGAACAAACTTGGTGCTACATTAGCCAATGGCAACAGAAGTGAAGAAGCTGTGAATGCATATCACCATGCACTGGATCAGAGACCTGGATTTATCAGAGCCAGGTATAACCTAGGTATTAGCTGTATCAACCTTGGAACACATAG GGAAGCAGTTGAACATTTCCTACTGGCACTGAATATGCAGCATGCAGCTAAGGGTCCATACGGAGAGAAGTCTGTCACTTCGGATAACATCTGGTCTACTATGAGAATGGCAATCTCATTACTTGGGAGAAATGACCTTTATGATGCTGCTGACAGGCGAGACTTGGCAAAACTGAACAGTGAATTCAATCTATCGGGAGATAAATGA
- the LOC139137684 gene encoding peroxisomal targeting signal 1 receptor-like isoform X1 codes for MAMRDLVEGECGGSNALMKLTTHFTQDKSLRQEGLPHGAIHPKEFQRPFPSTSDQLVNEFLAEQHRHAPPQTFRMDSLLQEMQAIEGTELRHVPVRAGPRVADIACENWASEYLNQEVNKSAQANSAQWTQDFLASQHAAAAPDPIESNTKWAEEYLAHTEDKIWTEEFENTYKAEDEKWVDEFQSSQKTDDNELAKTANQLLSSLDDPKFSNSEFMKFIKKIGEGEVTVENNQVITKDDKQATGAAALWSEEFTQQQGAEGWAEEFTAEATGDLKQDADFWEKLQREWEDMAKTDEHPWLSDYEKTLEVGPKSYSFESDNPLLDHPNPFEEGLKRLEEGDLVNAVLLFESAVQADPTHAKAWQYLGTSQAENEQEMASIAALKKCLELEPVNLTALMALAVSYTNESMQQQACETLRRWLQSNPKYQNIKTNSQTPTDINPSSFVTSYYTRLQVVKSESFNEACQMFIAAARQSPDVVDPDVQCGLGVLFNLSGEYDKAVDCFNAALSVRPKDSLLWNKLGATLANGNRSEEAVNAYHHALDQRPGFIRARYNLGISCINLGTHREAVEHFLLALNMQHAAKGPYGEKSVTSDNIWSTMRMAISLLGRNDLYDAADRRDLAKLNSEFNLSGDK; via the exons ATGGCGATGAGGGATCTAGTGGAGGGTGAGTGTGGAGGATCCAATGCCTTGATGAAATTGACAACACATTTCACACAGGATAAGTCTCTCCGTCAAGAAGGACTTCCACATGGTGCTATTCACCCTAAGGAATTTCAGAGACCCTTTCCGTCAACATCGGATCAG CTTGTCAATGAGTTTCTTGCAGAGCAGCATCGTCATGCTCCACCACAAACATTTCGTATGGATTCCTTGCTGCAAGAAATGCAAGCTATTGAAGGTACTGAACTCAGGCATGTACCTGTCAGAG CGGGGCCTCGTGTTGCAGACATAGCCTGTGAGAATTGGGCATCGGAATACCTAAATCAAGAAGTCAATAAAAGTGCCCAAGCTAATTCAGCACAGTGGACACAGGACTTTCTAGCAAGCCAACACGCAGCAG CTGCTCCTGATCCAATAGAAAGCAATACAAAGTGGGCTGAAGAATACCTAGCTCACACAGAAGACAAAATATG GACAGAAGAATTTGAAAATACTTACAAAGCAGAAGATGAAAAATG GGTTGATGAATTTCAGAGCTCACAGAAAACAGATGATAATGAATTAGCAAAGACAGCAAATCAACTTCTATCATCACTGGATGATCCAAAATTTTCCAATTCTGAA TTTATGAAATTTATCAAGAAGATAGGTGAAGGTGAGGTTACGGTAGAAAATAATCAAGTTATCACAAAAGATGACAAACAGGCAACGGGAGCTGCAGCACTCTGGTCTGAAGAATTTACACAACAACAG GGAGCAGAAGGATGGGCGGAGGAATTCACAGCGGAAGCGACTGGTGATTTGAAACAAGATGCTGATttctgggaaaaattacagagaGAATGGGAAGACATGGCAAAAACTGATGAACACCCTTGGTTAAGTGATTATGAAAAGACATTAGAGGTAGGACCTAAG TCATATAGTTTTGAAAGTGATAATCCACTACTTGATCATCCTAATCCATTTGAAGAGGGATTAAAAAGATTGGAGGAAGGAGATTTAGTAAATGCAGTATTACTATTTGAATCGGCAGTTCAAGCTGATCCAACACATGCAAAG GCATGGCAGTATCTTGGTACAAGCCAAGCAGAAAATGAACAAGAGATGGCTTCCATCGCAGCATTAAAaaa ATGTTTGGAATTAGAGCCGGTTAACTTGACAGCCCTGATGGCATTGGCTGTTAGTTACACCAATGAATCTATGCAACAACAAGCTTGTGAAACACTCAGGAGATGGCTTCAATCCAatcccaaatatcaaaatatcaaaacaaattctCAAACTCCAACTGATATCAATCCATCATCATTTGTAACAAG CTATTACACCCGTTTGCAAGTCGTTAAAAG CGAGTCTTTTAATGAAGCATGTCAGATGTTCATAGCAGCAGCCCGTCAATCACCAGATGTGGTGGATCCTGATGTACAGTGTGGTCTGGGAGTTCTCTTCAATTTGTCAGGAGAGTACGATAAAGCAGTGGATTGCTTCAATGCTGCCCTCAGCGTCCGGCCTAAG GATTCTCTACTGTGGAACAAACTTGGTGCTACATTAGCCAATGGCAACAGAAGTGAAGAAGCTGTGAATGCATATCACCATGCACTGGATCAGAGACCTGGATTTATCAGAGCCAGGTATAACCTAGGTATTAGCTGTATCAACCTTGGAACACATAG GGAAGCAGTTGAACATTTCCTACTGGCACTGAATATGCAGCATGCAGCTAAGGGTCCATACGGAGAGAAGTCTGTCACTTCGGATAACATCTGGTCTACTATGAGAATGGCAATCTCATTACTTGGGAGAAATGACCTTTATGATGCTGCTGACAGGCGAGACTTGGCAAAACTGAACAGTGAATTCAATCTATCGGGAGATAAATGA